The genomic interval attttatttttagttttttagtacaataaataGAGGTATAACGATTTGAACCTTTGATTTTTGTGAATGTTTAAGTTTGTATCAGtccttttgaaataaaaagTGTCAAAGtccttcaattttttaaaaagcgtaataaattaacttcttaaattttatattttgtgtctaatggtccttaaactttaaaaagtaaagccccaaacttttaattttatgcttTATAAAAGTTCTTAAACTTTAATTATTGTGTCTAGATCTTAACCTATTTGACGtttcttaaaatttattaaCCTATTGAACATAAAGTTGAAAGATTAACTTTCTACTGGACACaaagtttaaatttatatcaattaggtttataattttttttacaaaatgtTACATATAAAAAGATTCTAAGAGACacaaaattataagttaatGAACATATTtaccatttttaaaatttaaagattttatttctttaaagaTTAAAGacttattaaacataaatttgTTAAACACGAATTTGAAAGTTTATACCTAATCTCCTAATTTAACTAACTACAAAAAAAGGTCTTTAAAAAACTTTTGCCTTTGAAATTTTGGACTTAGAATTATAATTGAGAACATTAGAAAATGGACCTATTAAAAGTAGTATTCTAAAttgttaaaaagaaagaaaaaaaaaaagtaattttctaaaattttctgttttcttaaaaaaaaagtgaaaaagatTTTAACATTTATTCTAAAACTTAGATGGTAAGAATCTATCCTAAAATTGAAACTCATAAAATGGAAATGAAGAtacaaaaatgtcaaataaattaACAGCCAATGTCACTTACTCATGTTGGCAAGCAGAAGCTTCCAAGAACGGCACAGGCGGCAGCTTAGGCAGCGGCGGAAGTGGCGGCAGTTGAGGTAGCGGCGGAAGCTTAAACGAAGGAGGCAGAGGAGGCGGAGACAATGGCAGAGATGGAGACGGTGGCTTCGTTATAACCGGCGCAGGGACCGGGACCGGATTAACTGATGCCGAACAGAACGACATTGGTTTAGCAGGTTGAGTAACCAACGAATCAACCACATACATTTCCATGTCAAACAACCTAAACATCAACCTAAGACTCTTCGGCGGACCGCCAGCTCCGCCGCAGTCCATTGTCGTTCCCTGTTCGGTTCCACCAATTGTCGCATAACAACCGCTAAGATCCGGCGTTCCATCGAATCTCATTGTAAAGCTTCCAAACAAATTCGTAGTCTCCTCTCTCATATAAGTAACTCCCCCATTGCCATCCCCACACGCCACCTTCACTTTAACTCCTGCAACAAATaaactttttactttttacttaGACATCTTCAACAACTACAACAAAGTATAATCTAACAAACtgtacttatttttttttacaatttttttgttATGATGATCCGTAACATTTGAATTCTCCTAGTCAAAtctcataaacaaaaacaagtctTTAACAGCTAAATTTTGTTAGATAATTTGTTATGAAATCGACAAAGGAAAGAAAACGTAGACATTAAAGATCGATATAAATATTTACATGATTCACTATCAATATCTTAGTTACGTCTACGGGTAGAGTAAAAGATTAGTAAATTATTAAAGAGaaatgtcatataatataagaaggttttttttttttttttattttattcagaGTGTTAAATATATTATTCAAGGTATTCCAACAATAGATCTAAATTCCGAGTTACAATAATAAACTTAATCATACCGTTCATGGGATAATCGAACATAGATATATGGCCATCTTTGCATTGATCGCAAAAGACGGTGCCGGTGACGACGGCATATCCATGGGCAGTGGCCAAAAGAAGAGTTGCTGTTAAAAAACAGAGCTTGAGCTTGGACAGAGGATCCATGGAAATGAGGATGATCTGTTAAAAGTGAAAGAATTTAAAGATGGGCCAAATGAAAGTGAATTTAAGAGATAGTTGAAGAATACAGATGAATTGTTAAAAAGGTGACAAAAGTGTCAGAGGAAAGTTAATGAAGCCAATGGGAAAAAGAAGCTTCAAATTCAACTCTCAACTGTCCAAATTAATGGGAAGGTTGggaaaatatttagaaatttttATCGCTTTAGAATGTTTCcctatttttgtttctattaaCTTGTaagatatgtttaattttaacaatatttttGTCCCCTTAAAAAGGATAAATTCTTGACTTACTATGATATTAACATGaggttgatgttgatttgatagGATAATAGATAGAGACATCCAAAAAATTCATGGGGTAAGTCTTCGTGGGGATCCATCTTAAATGGGGTAGGGAATCCCCGAATACACGGGGAATGAGGAGAGAgtagagagtttttttttccgTTTGCCAAATTCGGGTTCGGATTCCCCGAACCCGACCCCACCCTGTGTTCCCACCCCGCCCCAacttttgtatataaattatatatttataatatatgtatattaatattaatattgtagtTTTTGTTAGGATAATTATGGaggtttttaattatttaagtctacattttattactttaattcctTAAATGTTGTAAGATTTTAAGATAGAATGTTCtaattcttgaattttaatttatacaaattatgagaatttagcattttaattatatctttttaaattgaatgtgtattattgttttttattatcaaatttgataatattttatttaaatgaaattgtattggatagtttaaaggaattgttaaaaaatatatattataattgaaaataaaaaaaattgttagaaaaaaaTGATGGCGGAAAATTTTCTCCGCGGATCCCCGCGAAATCCCCATGGTGAATCCCTACCCCGTTTCCCGTAGGAAAATTCACAGGGATGGGTAATGGAATAGGGGGGCGGGAATGGAGACAGGGAGAGTTTTCCCATCCCCGCCCCGCCCGTGGACATTTCTAATAATAGATGCTAACAAAGAAAGAGACACCCAAAAGATTTGGACATTCATACCTATTCATGTTGTATATTAGTTTTTTGAAAAGACAATGTTTTGCTACTAAATTTTGGATTTGGTTTTCATTTCGaccctaggttttaaaatgttatattttaaattttgagttttgagtttaatttttatttgcctcttgaattttaaaatattatctttttacctttgaattttgagtttgtttcaatttagtccttagaaatttaagattttcttttattcttgaTTTTTACTCAATACTCACTTTCCATTGGGTGTTAAtgtctttttaatttatttaaaagaattataattaaattaggttTCACTAGTTTTTCATCACTACTAAACTTAATTAAAGTTTTTTACATCATaattatgttaaattaattaactgaaAGTTAATGTCAAATACAAAAGTAACATTAATTAAAACTCAAAGGTAAAAGTATAAATATTCAAACCTAAGGACCAAATGAAcactaaactcaaaactcatgagtaaaaaagtaaaattttgaaatatagagattaaatgaaaattaactCAGAACTCATGAATAAGAGCGTAATATTAAACTTATAGACCAAATAGAAATGAGACTCAAAATTAATGGACCAAAATGATTCTTTCCTCCCATTTTTTGTACTCTTAAAATGTTTTGTACTCTAAAACtacatttgataatcatttgttttttagaaattgtattTGTTTTCTCACAATTGAAAATGATTACCGttcttaagaaaaaatttaaaaattttaaattccaaaaataaaaataagttctaaAGACTTTGACTCATTTGGATGgatcttttattttaatattgtactttggaaaaataaataggaAAATATAGTGGGTTTTAAagtatttagaaaaatatgataGTTTTGGTAGGGCAGAAGGTCGagatttgaattctcaatcaatAAATATTGAAATGAGCAAGAGAGGTTGAGGGTTGAAGTCTTGACCATGTGCAACCTCCACCTGCACCACTTACCATCGACAAGATTGAAAGTTGAAGTCTCGACCAGCCtgccatctcaagagttgaagtcTCGACATGCTCAACTGCACCATTTGACCACGTTGCCCAAAGCCTCCTGTGCTGCTGCCATGCTGCCATCCTTGTCTGGTCACATCAACAACGCAATGGGTCGAGTCTTCAACCCTCATCCCACGTCTTTTTAACCTTCACCTCTTCCCATTTTTACTTCTCACAAACTCTTccgattttttctttctttccaaaCTCATAGATTACTTTATTCCCACaagtttttttcctcttcttcccaAAATTGTTACTAAATCCTCCTATTTCTCACATTCGTCCATCAAATTGTGAGATTTGTACATTTactctatattttttaaaaataattataaattttgtttatattctcatactattatatatttttttatatagtttttatgGTTATTTGGGAAACAAATAACCAAAAAGAGGTACATTTTCACTCAAATAAattcctattttttaaaattaaaaaataagttaagattcatattctcatattattctattttttttgtagtttttgttgctggataaaaaataaaaaaaaaggagggaCTGTTGTTACTTTGAGGGAAAAAAAGCAGGACCGTTGTTGAATTTATGagtttactttttatttattactggtttttttaatattttttaatatttatattatgctaGTTATACTATTTTCATATCCTTATATATTGATGTTAGTAGTTTTTGAGTATTAGTTATATATTGATGTTAGTAGATCTACcatgtcaatttttttaatagtcgTTGAATTCAAGAATATTTATTTATCGATGTTGGTAgttttctttataatttaatattcttatttatattatgctAGACCTACTATGttaatgttttgtttttcattttaaataacattatattttgttaatattaGAATTTTTAAGGTTagacttttctttaaaaaaagttagTATTAGTGTTATTTTTTTAGTGCAATATTAGTTATTTGAGTATTAGTTATTTTGTTAGTAATAGGGTTTTTAGGATTTAttgttcttttgaaaaaaaaatatagtattAGAGTTTCCGGCGTTATATTTTGTTAAtacaatataatttttttaatttgagttttctccacattttttgtttatagtttttttGATACAAAaggaagtatttttttttttttaatatttgattttttagttaaaaagtttagtgtttttgtttgttttttaataaaaaattcccaatttgaatgaattttttatatttcttatactatttggttttttttatttatttaagtttgatatttatagtttaaaaagttttagtatttatttttgttatgtaatacaaaattattaatttaagtattttttttaatatatttcttataatattcattttttttagtatttaagtttgatatttgaagttttttattacaaaaaatTTAGTATTAGAGTTTGTTCTTTAGTacaatatatttgtaatttgaGTTTTCTTATATGTTatgtttatagttttttttaatacaaaagctttagtattattgttttttttaataatattcgaTAATTTTAGTATTAGctttttattacaaaaaaatgttagtatttttgtttgtttttaatacaaaaaattacttagtgattttttttaaaatactttttatatttttgcttgcatttaagttttattattattattattaaaaattttcatttatggtttttttttgttatatgttacatacttttcttctaaatattcttaacactcattttaCATGTGaagtcaattaaataaaaatatttttttacaaatttttacatatacatattgcacttaatgtaaacaaaatactattttttatgtaatcaACAACCATACCAACATACTTTAACTGTCATTAGTCTTATAATAGTCGAAAatggttgttgaagttgattattgaagatgattttcgttggagtttgtagtcagaggtggttgtcaaagcctAAAGTTGGTCGCAcgaaggtggtattggagtttGTTGTTGAAGATTTTCATCATGGGTGATTTTCGAAGCCCGGAGTTGGTCGGACAAAGGTGGTCGtcaaagttgattatcgaagatgattttcgctAGAGTTTGTAGTNatcgaagatgattttcgctagagtttgtagttggaggtggttgtcgaagcttttgaaggtggttgtcggagttggttaTCAGAGTTTGTTGTCGGAACCTAAAGTTACCGAAGTTTGTCATCGAAGTTTGACGGAGTCGGTCATCGAAGTGCGAAGGTGGTCATTAGAGTTgggtcatcggaggtggttgctGATGGCGTTGGTCACGCAAAGGTTGTCAGAGTCTAGAGTTAGTTCTCGGGTATGACAGTGACTGATGGGTAGAGCtattgaaaacattggaagaaggGTTCTACCAATATTTAAAGTTGGTATGCCAAATAATaaattggtatattataccaactcaactcaactcatgttggtgagtcaAACACCCCTAAGTATATTGAGCAacatatatgtttttatttagaACTTAGTCAAAGTCATCTGTAGTTAGATTCTTCAATGATTACACTAGAGTTTTATAATgctgtaaaagaaaaattgtccATTAGGGTGGCACGGCTACAGTCcaacataaaaacaaaatttggatatcatgttccttaccataggATGTGGGAAGGCAAAAAAAGacgttggctaaagtgttcggtgaCTGGAACGAGTCATACAAATCGTTGCTCAGGTGGTTGTAATGGATAAACAGACCAATCTTGCAACGCTGTGGAATGGAGTGTAAAGGAAACGCTTACTGAAATATATGTCATCCTTacttctgtattttgggcatttggtccttatatagaagcttttaatagATGTCGGTTGATTATTTAAATAGACAGTATCTACTTGTATGGAAAATATCGAGAAAAGTTACTAATTGATACATCAGTTGATTTAAATGGGCATCTTCTTCCTTGTACATTTTTCGTTGTTGATGAGGAGTCTGCAGACTCATAAGGATGATTTTTGAAACACCTAAGAGAAATTCTTACACAAAAATAGttgtgtttaattttagatCGACATGCTAGCATTATCTCAGTAGTGAATAATCTAAAAAATGGTTGGATGGGACCAAAATGCCACTGTCGATACTACTTACGATATATTGtcagcaacttcaataaaaaaaaatgcatattcAACAATAACGATGTTTATCGTATTGGATGTCAATTCCAAATTCGTAAGTTTAATAAAGCCATTAAGGACATGAAAAGAATAAAGCAGAGTTGTATGAGTTTCTTTTGACAACATTGGTATCAAACAATAGACTCAAGTACACAATGGAGGGTTCAAGTAAGGATGGATGACaacaaatctatcagagtgcatcAACGATGTCCTCCAAAGAGCTCAAATGTTGCCAATAAGTGCTCTCGCTCAAAGAACATTTTACAAATGCGtaaacaattttgaaaaaagaagagaataaaTAAAAGTTGCTTTAGAGCATCGAGATAAATACACCCGATAGTAATTATATTTTAGTAATCAAGATTATATTTGTAATACTAAGTGAGTACATATTTAGGTATGCacacgatttttttttaaaatgagctgcaagatctagtaaacatgaagtacagTCATATGAACGAATGAAGGTGTATTTCATGTGAAAATCAGATGTCACAGCTTCAATGCTAAaggagaaaatattaaaatactgAGGCTAAATGGGTTCGAGCAGTACtattcatgtaacaagtggcaaacGACATTATCGAATAGTACCTTTTGATGAGAGATATGAACAAGAGGCTTCTAAAAAATTAGTCTTTTCtgaattatatgaaaattgtcATCTCATGCTCACATTTTATGGCGGTTTGCTCatgatttaatatgaattatgaAGATTTCATTGACTACTACTATAAATTGTCAACATATGTTATATGCTACTCCTCAATTTCAACATGTGCCGCATGAAGATTACTTGATCACACATCCTAATATTGTCTATTTTACATGTCGACCCATCGTTGTTGAAGAAACTTGATAGACCAAAGAGTTCGCGGTACCATAATGAGATGGACTTGACAGAACCAAGTGCTCAAGTACGGTGTGGATTTTGTAATCAATTAGGTCATAATCGGAGGAAGTGTCCTTTGTTATGAAGACAAAAAACAAATAGTTagagatttttattattaatatttttatcatgtaattaatatttttattgtaatttattgtttaagttctaatttatttgtatgttttactcaagaaataaataattttttacttttagatcatggctttaaaacTAGAACCGATTGATCCTGATGTTTTATATGATCAATCTAATCGATCATCAATTGTATGGCAAGATCATACTACATGCGAGATATGTTGTAGACGTCTAGAGGCAGTTGTTTATTGTACTATCCTACTCTACTGTCGAATACTACCACTACTTTGCATATcagaattttatgaagtgacCAAATCTGAATTCATTAAGTTAGATTGACATCTCATCAATGCACTGATTGAGAGATGAAGTCTAAAGACGCATACGTTTCATATGTCTACtagagagtgcactatcaccttacaagacatagaagtatTGTTTGGGTTGCCTGTTGACGATGAGCTTATTGTCGGAGTAATGCATGATGATTGgcttaatatttttcaaatgctACTCAGTGTGACCCCACCCGCTAATAAAATTAGAGGATCAAGATTAAGCTTAacatggttaggaacacaatttctaGGACTTGatgatgatgcagacgaggaagcTGTTATGAGATATATGCGAGCATACATATTACAGATGATGAGTGAAAGTCTGTTTTCTAACAAATTAAATCACTCCATGCACTTGATGTTTCTACCATTATTAGCCAACCTTTATGAAGCGAGACAGTATCTTTCGGGTGGAGCGCATTTGGCATGtctgtatagacaactatgcaaagtaACAAAAACTGACATTCGTGAAATTGATAGGTCTTTGATACTTCTACAATTATGGGCTTGGGAatgatttccaacaatggctccataGCTCTGACATGTCAATGATCATAGCTgaacgagcctacggttcttggtatgttattttaacttaatttaacaaatatttttatatgactGATATAGTTAATATGGaatctaaaatattaatttaataatataggtGGAGATACCAATTTTGTGTAACTAGGTTAGCTACACATATTATAAgtcagtatagatacatgtttgatctgcttcaacttGATCAGGTACATGAATACTGAaccaattgaattttttatacatattttttatgcacttgtctttaatattttttacatAATATATCATGTTTCATATTATTTGGGAGCCTTACAAAGCTGCATGGGCATTTTACCCAATTTCTATACAAACGGTCAAGACATATGGTAGACGATAAATCCTGTCACATATTTTCACATTGATGAATGGCATTCGGTGATCAGACAATTTGGTTtctgaca from Benincasa hispida cultivar B227 chromosome 10, ASM972705v1, whole genome shotgun sequence carries:
- the LOC120087893 gene encoding uncharacterized protein LOC120087893, giving the protein MDPLSKLKLCFLTATLLLATAHGYAVVTGTVFCDQCKDGHISMFDYPMNGVKVKVACGDGNGGVTYMREETTNLFGSFTMRFDGTPDLSGCYATIGGTEQGTTMDCGGAGGPPKSLRLMFRLFDMEMYVVDSLVTQPAKPMSFCSASVNPVPVPAPVITKPPSPSLPLSPPPLPPSFKLPPLPQLPPLPPLPKLPPVPFLEASACQHDNWTNPDYRCYWRAVNPDTKVGVIFGLLAANQYGTDLTLWNGLQGRGDPYRTLLREAITAFLNSYNSLNFPYPTISVVQRLNWALLGSPRAVLLTALRFKRANSGYGHVTCKFDPCQ